A window of the Alnus glutinosa chromosome 4, dhAlnGlut1.1, whole genome shotgun sequence genome harbors these coding sequences:
- the LOC133865765 gene encoding inositol-tetrakisphosphate 1-kinase 3-like isoform X2, protein MHQAVADLNLSDSYGKVGVPRQLVIKRDASSIPDAVAKAGLRLPFVAKPLVADGSAKSHELSLAYDQNSLQKLEPPLVLQEFVNHGGVLFKVYIVGESIKVVRRFSLPDVSKRELSKSAGVHRFPRVSCAAASADDADLDPGVAELPPRPLLERLAKELRRRLGLRLFNLDIIRDHGSRDHFYVIDINYFPGYGKMPEYEHIFTDFLLSLVQGKYKK, encoded by the exons ATGCACCAGGCTGTTGCTGATCTGAACTTGTCCGACTCCTACG GCAAAGTTGGTGTTCCCAGGCAATTGGTTATCAAGAGAGACGCATCATCCATCCCTGATGCGGTTGCCAAAGCTGGGCTAAGATTACCATTCG TTGCAAAGCCTTTGGTTGCCGATGGAAGTGCAAAGTCACATGAATTATCACTTGCTTATGACCAAAACTCCCTTCAAAAGCTTGAACCTCCACTTGTTCTTCAGGAGTTTGTTAACCATG GAGGTGTTCTCTTTAAGGTATATATAGTTGGTGAATCCATAAAAGTGGTCAGACGTTTCTCTCTACCTGATGTCAGTAAAAGGGAGCTCTCCAAAAGTGCCGGTGTTCATCGTTTTCCAAGGGTTTCTTGTGCTGCAGCTTCAGCGGATGATGCGGATCTGGACCCTGGTGTTGCTG AGCTTCCCCCACGACCTTTGCTCGAGAGACTTGCAAAGGAACTTCGCCGTCGACTG GGACTCCGACTGTTCAACTTGGATATTATCCGAGATCATGGTAGCAGAGATCATTTCTATGTCATTGACATTAATTATTTCCCTG GGTATGGAAAGATGCCAGAATATGAGCACATATTCACAGATTTTCTTTTGAGCCTGGTGCAAGGAAAGTACAAAAAATGA
- the LOC133865767 gene encoding large ribosomal subunit protein cL38: MSISSMFGSSVLVVPSTSGPTLLKTCGTKTAPWSGGGGGVGGGLVIECSSRPQKKATAHHRKTRPRKTQAWDIKRKPTVYPPLPPLPPDWTLEASSGSGDGSTVAVDDPPPPSPPAAE; this comes from the coding sequence ATGTCAATTTCCAGTATGTTCGGCTCGAGCGTCTTGGTGGTGCCGAGTACCAGTGGTCCGACGCTGTTGAAGACTTGTGGGACCAAGACAGCCCCGTGGAGTGGCGGTGGTGGCGGCGTCGGCGGGGGGTTGGTGATAGAGTGCTCGTCGAGGCCACAGAAAAAGGCGACGGCGCACCACAGGAAGACGAGGCCGCGCAAGACACAGGCATGGGACATAAAGCGGAAACCGACAGTGTACCCTCCATTGCCACCGTTGCCTCCTGACTGGACTCTGGAGGCCTCTTCTGGGTCCGGCGATGGTTCGACGGTAGCTGTTGACGATCCTCCTCCTCCCTCTCCGCCCGCAGCTGAGTAG